One Halichondria panicea chromosome 6, odHalPani1.1, whole genome shotgun sequence genomic window carries:
- the LOC135336816 gene encoding uncharacterized protein LOC135336816, whose translation MKRTHSSHIIAAVLFATISSVYVETKFCEVACTRVSELKNVGFDNSKVPMFIDKGKCQSNYTVEEGCEIPPAQDCDRVCQPRALEIQRYHNRDGPQIEIAIKSCYRPNHSCLNKCELKRSFVHLFSGSKYHQRVDVGRCVGPCQETDPRIQCVSTRNVTEAFEGPNGFVTLDIVKECSCGNTNCYRSDYFESYTTNNASNPEKVLNVGRCVGSCPGITLPAQCFPDPDNCVWELQPRPSHCVSTSSTKEVFTDAKGIQIKVPLIKTCGCGSG comes from the exons ATGAAGAGAACTCATTCTTCGCATATCATcgctgctgtattatttgcaa CTATCTCCAGCGTATATGTTGAGACGAAGTTCTGTGAAGTAGCGTGCACTAGAGTTTCGGAATTGAAAAACGTTGGCTTTG ACAATTCCAAGGTACCGATGTTTATAGACAAAGGAAAATGTCAATCGAACTATACAGTAGAAGAAGGCTGTGAGATACCTCCTGCACAAGATTGCGACCGTGTATGCCAACCTCGTGCACTCGAGATACAGCGATACCACAACAGAGACGGACCACAGATAGAAATAGCAATCAAATCTTGCTACAGACCAAACCATAGTTGTCTCAATAAGTGTGAGCTGAAACGGTCCTTTGTGCACTTGTTCTCTGGATCAAAATATCACCAGCGAGTTGATGTGGGGAGATGTGTTGGACCTTGTCAGGAGACAG ATCCTCGGATACAGTGTGTATCAACAAGAAATGTCACTGAAGCATTTGAAGGACCAAATG GCTTTGTAACACTAGACATTGTCAAAGAGTGTTCTTGTGGCAACACTAACTGCTATCGAAGCGACTACTTTGAGTCATACACGACAAACAACGCAAGTAATCCAGAAAAG GTGTTGAATGTGGGACGATGTGTTGGATCTTGTCCTGGAATTACTTTGCCGGCCCAATGCTTTCC GGACCCTGACAATTGTGTCTGGGAACTTCAGCCAAGACCATCCCACTGTGTGTCTACTAGTAGTACAAAGGAGGTGTTTACTGATGCGAAGGGTATACAAATAAAAGTTCCTCTTATCAAAACTTGCGGCTGTGGTTCAGGATAG
- the LOC135336814 gene encoding isovaleryl-CoA dehydrogenase, mitochondrial-like, with the protein MALFGFVRRSSTLLGRCLPSRLPISHVRALSFVPVDDLISGLTEEQIQFRDTIRKFCDAELAPHADRIDQENGFDQFREFWRKLGDLGMLGITAPEQYGGSGLGYLENILAIEEVTRASGAIGLSYGDHSNLCINQIVRNGNEEQKTKYLPKLISGEWVGALAMSEHSSGSDVVSMKLRAEKDGDGYLLNGSKFWITNGPESDLVIVYAKTEPEANEKGITAFLVEKAWEGFTTGPKLDKLGMRGSSTSELIFDNVRVPAKNVLGEVNRGVYVLMSGLDFERLILAAGPVGIMQACVDTAFPYLHQREQFGEKIGHFQLMQGKMADMYTRLSACRSYVYSVARACDRGHADPSKDCAGVILYTAEAATQVALDAIQCLGGNGYINEYPTGRFLRDAKLYEIGAGTSEIRRIVLGRAFNKMFKH; encoded by the exons ATGGCTCTGTTTGGGTTTGTCAGAAGGTCATCTACTCTTCTTGGACGCTGTCTCCCCTCAAGACTCCCTATTTCTCATGTGAGGGCGCTCAGCTTTGTCCCTGTAGACGACCTGATCAGTGGCTTGACAGAGGAACAGATACAA TTCCGAGACACCATTCGCAAGTTCTGTGATGCAGAGTTAGCTCCGCATGCCGACCGGATTGACCAGGAGAACGGGTTTGACCAGTTCAGGGAGTTTTGGCGGAAGCTGGGAGATCTGGGCATGCTCGGAATCACTGCACCAG AGCAGTACGGGGGCTCGGGTCTCGGCTACTTGGAGAACATATTAGCAATAGAGGAGGTTACCCGAGCCAGCGGGGCCATTGGACTCAGTTACGGTGATCACTCCAATCTCTGCATCAACCAGATTGTGAGAAACGGCAACGAAGAGCAAAAAACCAAGTACTTGCCTAAG ctGATCAGTGGGGAGTGGGTGGGTGCCTTGGCAATGAGTGAGCACTCGTCTGGCTCTGACGTAGTCTCCATGAAACTGAGGGCAGAGAAGGACGGCGATGGCTACTTACTAAATGGCAGCAAGTTCTGGATCACCAACGGGCCTGAGTCCGATTTAGTTATTGTGTATGCCAAGACAGAACCTGAAGCCAATGAGAAGGGTATCACTGCTTTCCTTGTGGAGAAG GCGTGGGAAGGGTTCACAACGGGCCCGAAACTGGACAAGTTGGGCATGAGGGGTTCCAGCACCAGCGAGCTGATCTTCGACAATGTTCGGGTACCAG CTAAGAACGTACTTGGTGAGGTGAACAGAGGAGTGTACGTGCTCATGAGTGGGTTGGACTTTGAGAGGCTGATTCTAGCGGCTGGCCCCGTGGGGATCATGCAGGCGTGTGTGGACACTGCATTCCCTTACCTTCATCAGAGGGAACAGTTCGGCGAAAAAATTGGACACTTTCAG TTGATGCAAGGCAAGATGGCAGACATGTACACACGTCTCTCAGCTTGTCGCTCCTACGTTTACTCTGTGGCCAGAGCATGTGACAGGGGACACGCCGACCCCTCCAAAGACTGtgcag GTGTGATCCTGTATACTGCTGAGGCTGCCACTCAAGTAGCCCTTGACGCAATTCAATGTCTCG GGGGGAACGGATACATAAACGAATACCCCACGGGAAGGTTCCTAAGAGACGCTAAGCTCTACGAGATTGGTGCAGGTACGAGTGAGATTAGAAGGATTGTGCTCGGGAGAGCATTCAACAAGATGTTTAAACACTAG
- the LOC135336812 gene encoding uncharacterized protein LOC135336812 — protein sequence MAMGLYKIAFIAFVLSLLSPELQIVNAQDYLAFANRQFIHRLELGTYSLSTLYTDNSGNFIAFDYDYRRNLQYWTDVTSGPTGSIYKTNLDGGGFTTVISVSLDVPDGLAIDWLTNKLYWSEATPETISVLDLDSGHRLTLFTLPESSIPRGIALDPANGYMFWTDWGSPGKVERAYMDGTGRITIADTNLVWPNDITIDYESQTLYWVDASLDKVESAGYDGSNRQLLVSSGPGVYHPFSITFYDGTLYWTDWQDLVVTANSLESNTLSIVFSGLSTQPTGIEAISASRQEIVSTPCDTANGNCEQLCLLGAGRTATCACVEEYTLASDGRTCETPAYLGFANRYFIHRLDLSTFSLQTLVTGLNNNYIAFDYDYRRKYQYWTETYSTPISSIYRSNLQGEDVHLIISGSLDVPDGLAIDWLTNKLYWTEATPETISVLDLDSGHRLILFNLPESSIPRGIALDPANGYMFWTDWGSPGKVERAYMDGTGRITIADTNLVWPNDITIDYESQTLYWIDANLDNVESAGYDGSNRQLLVSSGVFHPFSITFFDGTLYWTDWQVDAVYAMAVGTNIPSIVFSGLTTEPMGIEAISPNRQEIVSTPCDTANGNCEQLCLLGAGRTATCACVNGYTLTSNGRTCTAVQDYLVFANRQFIQRLELGTYSLRTLYTDVTRNFIAFDYDYRRDFLYWTDVGSGSIFKSNLEGGRVTSVISGSLQVPDGLAIDWITNKLYWTEATPDTISVLDLDSGHRLTLFTLSSSSVPRGIALDPANGYMFWTDWGSPGKVERAYMDGTGRTTIADTNLVWPNDITIDYESQTLYWLDASLDKVESAGYDGSNRQLLISSGVLHPFSITFHENALYWTDWQSDAVYMKTTDSSTASIVYNRLGTEPMGIEAVSTSRQRLVSNPCDAANGNCDQLCLLSAGRAASCRCVEGYTLDSNGRTCNVITTVTPPSPTTPIQYGSCRNAGFTDCCLGGDCQGLPRSCFCDISCVILQDCCEDFFLICTAYTCSSLLSIPNGAITYSQESTSNRYDIGTTATYSCSGRFYLSGGSTRSCTRSGTMGIWDGSASQCLAITCSTLNAPANGLVSYDPDLTAPYEFGTTATYICTTGFGLFGGSRTRECVVSSLGGGGWSGTTPTCGSITCPNLSPPSNGQVAFIAGPPFIYGTIATYSCNEGYTISVNIPRTCGGEGLSTSGVWSGEAPSCTAISCPDLIFPTNGLIAFSSTPPYSFGTVATYSCVSGFGLSGGGRTRTCGGDGSSQGVWSGPPVNCGAITCPSLGLSNNGVIEYSPTTTSPSDFGTTATYTCNEGFFLEGESILTCGGDGLSVNGVWSDPAPVCAAVMCLVLLYPDNGVITYSEDSIPAAGFMETATYSCNPGFGLSGGDTVRTCVGAAGSSGEWTGTAPTCQAITCSALSPPTDGRISFSTDTTPPHVFGTVATFTCAAGFALRGDTTRMCEGDGTTTSGVWSGSSPTCSAYMCSSLPQISNGLISYSPDSSSPFDYGTIATYSCNGGFYLMELSMRSCSGSGSLVQGYWLGQEPECAAIVCTSLAPLNNGLLSYGPDTASPYDYQTTATYSCNEGYGLFGGDRARQCDSSSPGDGGWSGTTPTCETVICPSLSPPTNGRVTFSSASPYSSGTMASFSCNEGYGLSDGDGMLTCGGDDSSPNGAWSRVVPICEAITCTALILPTNGMIAFSSTPPYSFGVVATYSCVSGFGLSEGETTRTCGGDGSSQIGVWSGPVVSCGPITCPSLSPINNGVIAYSPIATSSIDFGGTATYTCNEGFYLTGSTAQTCGGDGSSVGGSWSDSPPVCAAIMCPVLTYPENSVIMYSEDSSSSLDFMETATYSCNPGFGLSGGDTVRTCVGAAGSSGEWTGVAPTCQAITCPPLSPPSSGKVSYSTDLGSDTDSSYSYETVATFTCITGYGVSGDTTITCLGDGATPNGVWNGFSPICLAYTCTMLPPFPNGVITYDPDRSNPFQFGTTASFFCNEGFYVSGHSSIRICNGSGATSFWEGEQPVCIATVCTSLAPPTNGFISFGPDTTSPYDYQTTATYVCIEGYGLFGGDRTRQCISGSANIEQWSGIAPMCETITCPSQSPPINGRVGFSTDFLLTHGTMATFSCDVGYGLSGGDMMTTCGGDGSDPFGTWIGAVPACEPITCSPLSSVTNGNIVYSRDTTTTFTFSTVATYSCNEGFLLLGNNEQRCSGDGSSVNGLWSGGSTPVCTAFSCLKLSLPISGVITYSENAMGFVSTATYSCNSGFGLSEGDTVRKCVGATGSSGKWNGTAPSCQAVLDVSEQRATIGGGVSGSLLIIIAIVAILVIVPALIVYKRRKGKDDFRPQRFNNDPERVDDNSYEPVVAKLNPAYNHIQAEGNVMTVENPLYGEDLHGYENVTEYSQHDLDDDGYDPIDNVKEDYGDKKNYGRPIDNIKQYYDEVVDSSEEDFDDPMENNDHVSVIDSEGYDVIARRDYENSNPVYADDITLIN from the exons ATGGTTTGGCAATTGACTGGCTGACAAACAAGCTGTACTGGTCTGAGGCCACCCCAGAAACCATCTCAGTGCTTGATCTGGACAGTGGACACCgtctcacactcttcactctGCCAGAGTCCAGTATACCTAGAGGGATAGCACTAGATCCAGCTAATGG CTACATGTTCTGGACTGATTGGGGTAGTCCTGGTAAAGTGGAGAGGGCGTACATGGATGGTACCGGTAGGATCACTATTGCAGACACTAATCTGGTGTGGCCCAATGACATCACCATTGACTATGAG TCCCAGACCCTCTACTGGGTTGATGCTAGTCTTGATAAAGTTGAGAGTGCTGGATATGATGGATCCAATAGACAGCTGCTGGTATCTAGTGGACCGGGTGTGTATCATCCCTTCTCAATCACCTTCTATGATGGGACACTCTACTGGACAGACtggcag GATTTGGTCGTCACAGCAAATTCTCTTGAGTCCAACACGCTCAGCATTGTATTCAGTGGACTCAGTACACAACCAACGGGCATCGAGGCGATCTCTGCTAGTAGGCAGGAAATCG TTTCTACTCCATGTGACACTGCCAATGGTAACTGTGAGCAGCTGTGCCTGCTCGGTGCTGGTAGGACAGCCACGTGCGCGTGTGTGGAGGAATACACCCTAGCCAGTGATGGAAGGACCTGCGAGACTCCAG CCTATTTGGGATTTGCTAATCGCTATTTCATTCATCGACTGGATCTCAGCACTTTCAGCCTGCAAACGCTCGTCACTGGTTTGAATAACAACTACATTGCCTTTGACTATGACTACAG GCGTAAGTACCAGTACTGGACTGAAACCTACTCCACACCCATAAGTAGTATTTATAGGAGCAATCTACAAGGAGAAGATGTTCATCTTATCATTAGCGGCTCACTAGATGTGCCAG ATGGTTTGGCGATTGACTGGCTGACAAACAAGCTGTACTGGACTGAGGCCACCCCAGAAACCATCTCAGTGCTTGATCTGGACAGTGGACATCGTCTCATACTCTTCAATCTGCCGGAGTCCAGTATACCTAGAGGAATAGCACTCGACCCAGCTAATGG CTATATGTTCTGGACTGATTGGGGTAGTCCTGGTAAAGTGGAGAGGGCGTACATGGATGGTACTGGTAGGATCACTATTGCAGACACTAATCTGGTGTGGCCCAATGACATCACCATTGACTATGAG TCCCAGACCCTCTACTGGATTGATGCTAATCTTGACAACGTTGAGAGTGCTGGATACGATGGATCTAATAGACAACTCCTGGTGTCCTCTGGTGTGTTCCACCCGTTCTCAATCACCTTTTTCGATGGCACCCTCTACTGGACAGACTGGCAG GTGGATGCTGTGTATGCCATGGCTGTGGGGACCAACATACCTAGTATTGTCTTCAGTGGACTCACTACAGAACCAATGGGCATTGAGGCAATATCTCCAAACAGACAAGAAATTG TTTCTACTCCATGTGATACTGCTAATGGTAACTGTGAGCAGCTGTGCCTGCTTGGCGCTGGTAGGACAGCcacgtgtgcgtgtgtgaatGGATACACTCTAACCAGCAATGGAAGGACCTGTACTGCAGTTCAAG ATTATCTTGTGTTTGCAAATCGTCAATTCATCCAACGTTTGGAACTGGGCACCTACAGTTTGAGAACTCTCTACACTGACGTTACCAGAAACTTTATCGCATTTGACTATGACTACAG GCGTGATTTCCTGTATTGGACTGATGTAGGCTCTGGGAGTATTTTCAAGAGCAATCTAGAGGGAGGGAGAGTGACCTCAGTCATAAGTGGATCTCTGCAAGTGCCAG ATGGTTTGGCGATTGACTGGATCACAAACAAGCTGTACTGGACTGAGGCCACCCCAGACACTATCTCAGTGCTTGATCTGGACAGTGGACATCgcctcacactcttcactctGTCATCATCTAGTGTACCTAGAGGGATAGCACTCGACCCAGCTAATGG CTATATGTTCTGGACTGATTGGGGTAGTCCTGGTAAAGTGGAGAGGGCGTACATGGATGGTACCGGTAGGACCACTATTGCAGACACTAATCTGGTGTGGCCCAATGACATCACCATTGACTATGAG TCCCAGACCCTCTACTGGCTTGATGCTAGTCTTGATAAAGTTGAGAGTGCTGGATACGACGGATCCAATAGACAGCTGCTGATATCCTCTGGTGTACTTCACCCGTTCTCAATCACCTTCCACGAGAATGCTCTCTATTGGACTGACTGGCAG TCTGATGCAGTGTATATGAAGACCACTGACTCCAGTACTGCAAGTATTGTGTACAATCGCCTTGGCACGGAGCCAATGGGGATTGAGGCTGTCTCCACAAGTAGACAAAGACTCG TTTCGAATCCATGTGACGCTGCCAATGGTAACTGTGATCAGCTGTGTCTGCTTAGTGCTGGTAGGGCAGCCTCCTGCCGCTGTGTGGAGGGATACACTCTGGATAGTAATGGAAGAACTTGCA ATGTTATCACTACCGTGACACCTCCTTCCCCTACAACTCCAATTCAATATG GCTCATGCCGCAATGCTGGGTTCACTGACTGCTGTCTAGGGGGAGACTGCCAGGGCTTGCCCAGAAGCTGTTTCTGTGACATCTCCTGTGTCATCCTACAGGACTGCTGTGAAGACTTCTTCCTCATCTGCACAG CATACACCTGCTCTTCGCTGCTTTCTATTCCCAATGGAGCCATCACTTATAGCCAGGAGAGCACGTCCAATCGCTATGATATTGGAACTACTGCCACCTACTCTTGTAGTGGTAGGTTTTACTTGAGTGGGGGCTCCACTAGGAGCTGTACTAGGTCTGGAACAATGGGCATTTGGGATGGATCAGCATCTCAATGTTTAG CAATTACATGCTCGACTCTGAATGCTCCTGCTAATGGACTTGTCTCCTACGACCCTGATTTGACTGCTCCATACGAGTTTGGTACAACTGCTACATACATCTGTACCACTGGCTTTGGACTGTTTGGTGGAAGTAGGACAAGAGAGTGTGTAGTGTCTAGTTTGGGAGGCGGGGGATGGAGTGGAACCACTCCCACTTGCGGAA GCATCACCTGCCCCAACTTGTCACCCCCAAGCAATGGTCAAGTGGCTTTCATTGCTGGACCACCCTTCATTTATGGCACAATAGCCACATACTCTTGTAATGAGGGTTACACAATCAGTGTAAACATACCTCGAACATGTGGAGGAGAAGGCTTAAGCACTAGCggagtgtggagtggagaGGCTCCATCTTGTACAG CCATTTCTTGCCCTGATCTGATTTTTCCGACCAATGGGCTGATTGCTTTCTCTTCTACGCCACCTTACTCGTTTGGGACGGTGgctacctacagctgtgtgaGTGGCTTTGGACTGAGTGGGGGAGGGCGAACAAGAACATGTGGAGGAGATGGTTCCAGTCAGGGAGTATGGAGTGGGCCACCTGTCAACTGTGGAG ccattacttGCCCTTCATTGGGTCTGAGTAACAATGGAGTCATAGAGTACAGTCCAACCACCACAAGCCCCTCTGATTTTGGGACAACGGCCACCTACACATGCAACGAAGGATTCTTTTTGGAAGGAGAAAGTATATTAACTTGTGGTGGGGATGGTCTCAGTGTGAACGGAGTATGGAGTGACCCAGCCCCAGTTTGTGCTG CTGTCATGTGCCTTGTATTGCTCTATCCTGATAACGGTGTGATAACGTATTCCGAGGACTCCATTCCTGCTGCTGGATTCATGGAGACGGCTACGTACAGCTGCAACCCTGGCTTTGGGCTGTCCGGGGGAGACACTGTGAGGACCTGTGTTGGTGCAGCTGGAAGCTCTGGCGAGTGGACCGGAACTGCACCCACTTGTCAAG CTATTACTTGCTCTGCTCTCTCTCCTCCCACCGATGGAAGAATTAGTTTCTCTACGGATACCACTCCCCCTCATGTCTTTGGGACGGTGGCTACGTTCACTTGTGCTGCTGGTTTTGCCCTGAGGGGAGACACCACAAGAATGTGTGAGGGAGATGGGACAACTACtagtggagtgtggagtgggtcatcTCCAACTTGTAGTG CATACATGTGTAGTTCACTGCCTCAAATCTCCAATGGATTGATCAGTTACAGCCCTGACAGTTCAAGTCCATTTGATTACGGGACTATAGCCACATACTCTTGTAATGGTGGCTTCTACCTCATGGAGTTGTCAATGAGAAGTTGCAGTGGGTCAGGCTCACTTGTACAAGGTTACTGGTTGGGACAAGAACCAGAATGTGCAG CTATTGTGTGTACCAGTCTGGCTCCTCTAAATAATGGATTACTTTCTTATGGACCAGACACAGCTTCTCCATATGACTATCAAACAACTgctacctacagctgtaatgAAGGATACGGACTGTTTGGTGGGGATAGGGCTAGACAGTGTGATAGTTCAAGTCCAGGGGATGGAGGGTGGAGTGGAACTACTCCCACTTGTGAAA CCGTTATTTGTCCTAGCTTATCTCCTCCTACCAATGGACGAGTTACATTTTCCTCTGCTTCACCTTATTCATCTGGTACTATGGCTTCCTTCTCTTGCAATGAAGGCTACGGGCTGAGTGACGGAGACGGGATGCTAACTTGTGGAGGAGATGATTCTAGTCCAAACGGTGCCTGGAGTAGAGTGGTTCCTATTTGTGAAG CTATCACCTGTACTGCTCTGATACTTCcgaccaatgggatgattgCTTTCTCTTCTACACCACCTTACTCGTTTGGGGTGGTGgctacctacagctgtgtgaGTGGCTTTGGACTGAGTGAGGGAGAGACAACAAGAACATGTGGAGGAGATGGTTCCAGTCAGATTGGAGTATGGAGTGGGCCAGTTGTCAGCTGTGGAC CCATCACTTGCCCTTCATTGAGTCCAATCAACAATGGAGTCATAGCGTACAGTCCAATCGCCACAAGCTCTATCGACTTTGGAGGAACGGCTACCTATACGTGCAATGAGGGATTCtaccttacaggaagtactGCTCAAACATGTGGTGGAGATGGGTCAAGCGTGGGTGGATCTTGGAGTGATTCACCTCCAGTCTGTGCAG CTATAATGTGCCCTGTGCTGACCTACCCTGAGAACAGTGTGATAATGTACTCTGAGGACTCTAGCTCCTCCCTTGATTTTATGGAGACGGCTACGTACAGCTGCAACCCTGGCTTTGGGCTGTCCGGGGGAGACACTGTGAGGACCTGTGTTGGTGCAGCTGGAAGCTCTGGCGAGTGGACCGGGGTTGCACCCACTTGTCAAG CCATCACTTGCCCTCCCCTCTCTCCTCCTTCAAGTGGTAAAGTTAGCTACTCCACTGACTTAGGGTCTGACACAGATTCCAGTTACAGCTATGAAACAGTAGCTACTTTCACTTGCATTACTGGGTATGGAGTGAGTGGAGATACCACAATAACCTGTCTAGGAGATGGAGCTACTCCAAATGGAGTATGGAATGGGTTTTCTCCAATCTGCCTTG CTTATACCTGTACAATGCTGCCGCCATTTCCCAATGGAGTGATCACGTACGACCCTGATAGATCAAATCCATTTCAATTTGGCACGACTGCCTCCTTCTTCTGCAACGAGGGGTTCTACGTGAGCGGTCATAGCTCTATTAGAATTTGTAATGGATCTGGAGCCACCAGTTTCTGGGAGGGAGAACAACCAGTATGCATCG CTACTGTGTGCACCAGCTTGGCTCCTCCAACTAATGGATTTATTTCATTTGGACCGGATACAACTTCTCCGTATGACTATCAAACAACTGCTACCTACGTCTGTATTGAAGGATACGGACTATTTGGTGGAGATAGGACTAGACAGTGTATTTCAGGAAGTGCTAACATTGAACAGTGGTCTGGGATTGCTCCAATGTGTGAAA CCATCACTTGCCCCTCCCAGTCCCCACCTATCAATGGACGAGTTGGCTTCTCCACTGACTTTCTCCTAACTCACGGTACAATGGCTACCTTCTCTTGTGATGTGGGCTACGGACTGAGTGGGGGGGATATGATGACAACATGTGGAGGGGATGGCTCTGATCCATTTGGTACTTGGATTGGAGCAGTCCCAGCATGCGAAC CAATCACCTGCTCACCCCTGAGCTCTGTCACTAACGGAAACATAGTGTATAGCCGTGACACTACAACCACCTTTACCTTTAGTACAGTTGCCACCTATTCATGCAACGAGGGATTTCTGTTGCTAGGAAACAACGAGCAAAGATGTAGTGGTGATGGGAGCAGTGTTAATGGCCTTTGGAGCGGTGGTTCAACTCCAGTTTGCACAG CTTTTTCGTGTCTCAAATTATCTCTCCCCATAAGTGGAGTGATAACCTATTCTGAGAATGCCATGGGCTTTGTGAGTACAGCCACATACAGCTGCAACTCTGGCTTTGGGCTGTCCGAGGGTGACACTGTAAGGAAATGTGTTGGTGCAACTGGAAGCTCAGGGAAATGGAATGGGACTGCACCCTCTTGCCaag CTGTACTAGATGTGAGTGAACAGAGAGCTACTATTGGAGGTGGCGTGAGTGGTAGCCTACTCATCATCATCGCCATAGTGGCTATCTTGGTGATAGTGCCTGCTCTGATTGTCTACAAGCGTCGAAAAGGAAAGGATGATTT CCGCCCACAACGATTTAACAACGACCCTGAACGTGTAGATGATAATAGTTACGAGCCGGTGGTTGCCAAGTTGAACCCAGCATATAATCACATTCAAGCCGAGGGAAATGTTATGACAGTCGAGAATCCATTGTATGGAGAAGATTTACACGGTTACGAGAATGTCACTGAGTATAGTCAACACGATCTTGACGATGATGGGTACGATCCCATTGACAATGTTAAAGAAGATTATGGAGACAAGAAAAACTATGGCCGCCCCATTGATAACATTAAACAGTACTATGATGAGGTGGTTGACAGCTCTGAAGAGGATTTTGATGATCCCATGGAAAATAATGATCATGTTAGTGTTATTGACAGTGAAGGTTACGATGTGATTGCTCGTCGTGATTACGAGAACAGCAACCCAGTTTATGCTGATGACATTACACTAATTAACTAA
- the LOC135336815 gene encoding uncharacterized protein LOC135336815, which produces MGSRISQSSGHTGSETNRNSFFAVNLYRSFRQTVERRRQRSRLGHGQPLTQRKRSSMNRPVLRLQVKSDTLERHKKKMSGLHLISKEKLETLARESGMYENIFPTSPPPFTRNHSRGQNHFRQSTASRESMVIIQFVDDGPINLADGGKHENDYDRLLPRGDFDHLCTLQYGRVNSNISSSTTQVEDSDDHLTTVNIGRRNSQPSRVDESLKMEQLRERIIEHLEPYESDPLFQRSNSMSALSSLRINDNHMRRHQSTGHLENDLGDWSLGESIMRTLSKGNILLFDINNPQHESEKEVNRAWPGLQQKLAKWRQSQESLNNLEHDSDGEMFSNSGRVSTPPISSPSKVCLPRKSSKEHLV; this is translated from the exons ATGGGCTCCAGGATCAGTCAGTCGAGTGGACACACAGGATCAGAAAC CAACAGAAACTCCTTTTTTGCGGTTAACCTTTATCGCTCGTTCAGACAGACTGTGGAAAGAAGGAGACAAAGGTCACGATTAG gacatGGACAGCCTCTTACTCAGAGGAAGCGAAGTTCTATGAACCGACCTGTTCTAAGGCTGCAAGTAAAATCGGACACTCTGGAAAGACATAAAAAGAAGATGTCCGGACTTCACCTCATTTCAAAGGAGAAATTGGAGACACTAGCTAGAGAGTCTGGAATGTATG AGAATATTTTCCCCACCAGCCCCCCACCATTCACGAGGAACCACAGCAGGGGCCAGAATCACTTTCGTCAATCCACGGCGTCGCGTGAATCAATGGTCATCATTCAGTTTGTTGATGATGGGCCAATCAACTTGGCAGACGGTGGTAAACATGAAAACGATTATGACAGATTGTTGCCTAGGGGAGATTTTGATCACCTTTGTACCCTACAATACGGCAGAGTGAATTCTAATATCAGCTCCAGCACCACACAAGTTGAGGACAGTGACGACCACTTGACCACTGTCAACAT AGGTAGACGCAACTCCCAGCCCTCTCGAGTGGACGAGTCACTTAAGATGGAGCAGCTGAGGGAGAGAATCATTGAGCACCTTGAACCGTACGAATCTGACCCTTTATTTCAGCGCTCCAACTCAATGAGTGCTCTCTCCTCACTCAGAATCAACGACAACCACATGAGGAGGCA TCAAAGCACTGGTCACCTTGAGAATGACCTTGGTGATTGGAGTCTAGGGGAGTCCATCATGAGGACACTGTCCAAAGGAAACATTTTACTCTTTGACATCAACAATCCACAACATGAAAG TGAAAAGGAAGTGAATCGTGCTTGGCCTGGTCTGCAGCAGAAGCTTGCAAAATGGCGTCAATCCCAAGAAAGTTTGAACAATCTAGAACATGACTCTGATGGTGAAATGTTCTCTAATAGTGGGCGTGTATCCACCCCTCCTATTAGCAGTCCGTCAAAGGTGTGCCTTCCAAGAAAATCTTCTAAGGAGCACCTAGTGTAG